The proteins below come from a single Mercenaria mercenaria strain notata chromosome 3, MADL_Memer_1, whole genome shotgun sequence genomic window:
- the LOC123525005 gene encoding uncharacterized protein LOC123525005, translating into MDQHRKTYASKTVGDLPADFWEVECKAANKLISSLKLTKTEGKTTADDTSFTDKKHDNEKTVRIDYSDTYIKFQNTRRFPTGVNKSDKKKISRFTKLINDKVRKKSAEILLERMSDDKNQRTTVKDEVNEKISSMPATTKKGYTTQPLNMHPRKIKSKGNRHVKIPIITSKKKENVTKTNNSYKTSSVNDIKKIQKKIQIEKAENVKEIPKICSKKTKIQENRNEIDCRSADNFAQTKIMKSKRKEKVTENGSDIYFAKNVSSLTNSKRNKISKIYSDISVKHSSTIPARERHPDAPKCDTS; encoded by the coding sequence ATGGATCAACACAGAAAGACGTATGCTTCTAAGACGGTAGGCGATCTCCCAGCAGACTTTTGGGAGGTAGAATGTAAGGCAGCAAACAAACTCATTTCCAGTTTGAAACTAACTAAAACCGAGGGCAAAACGACAGCAGACGACACCTCTTTTACAGATAAAAAGCATGACAATGAGAAAACGGTACGTATAGATTATTCTGACACctacataaaatttcaaaatactcgACGATTCCCCACAGGCGTGAATAAAAGCGACAAAAAGAAAATAAGTCGGTTTACCAAATTAATAAACGATAAAGTACGAAAGAAGAGTGCTGAAATACTTCTAGAACGTATGTCAGACGACAAAAACCAACGTACAACGGTAAAGGATGAAGTGaatgaaaaaatatcatctaTGCCTGCAACTACAAAGAAAGGTTACACTACACAACCTTTGAATATGCACCCACGCAAAATTAAAAGCAAAGGTAATAGGCATGTTAAAATTCCCATAATTACcagcaaaaagaaagaaaacgtaACGAAAACAAACAATAGTTACAAAACATCATCTGTAAATGacataaagaaaatacaaaagaaaatccAAATAGAAAAAGCAGAAAATGTGAAAGAAATTCCTAAAATATGTAGCAAAAAGACGAAGATTCAAGAAAATAGAAACGAAATAGATTGCAGAAGTGCTGATAACTTTGCCCAGACCAAAATTATGAAGTCGAAACGTAAAGAGAAGGTTACTGAAAATGGCAGTGATATATATTTTGCAAAGAATGTGTCTTCATTGAcaaattcaaaaagaaacaaaatctcaaagATTTATTCCGATATATCAGTAAAGCATTCTTCAACAATCCCGGCGCGTGAAAGACACCCAGATGCACCTAAATGTGACACTTCA
- the LOC123525004 gene encoding mucin-17-like, with translation MTKRKNLPKPDTHLPNREASEKSATDKIKRVLDKAVTSVSGREASAKSGNSVLGRSAKMKPADSLSSEAPLRPASKKSDISLVLQKSVPAKSVTRVLEMEDSAYCESPLLERPPSARPAALDSEMETIRKLAPDVLGRKALAKPTIPDSGREVLGKPSVPKPRRKASRRKALGKSSILEQGRKTIAKLPTRLPRRSPSLKHAISVASRPPSSKPVAGASGRTTIEKPTTAVWGRKASAKTANSGPRRTASAKSAIPVSGSDVSAKSVCPVSAVLLSTKPATPIAERKTPSEPTTPVAGSTAYTKQVAPVSGREAVGKPATTVSERNASLERTTHVFGTVPLSGKSVSAKTDIPLTSRLTSTILTTHVSERIVLEEPDSTKTVTTLLKRQDSSKSDTLPISTTPATPELARPASTKPVKPASGRSTSTKSATPVSGRFASAKSATSLSRRPASTKSATPTSGRSAQTKSATPVSGRSTSTKSATPVSERSVSTKSATSMLGKPASAKPATPVSEEPSLSTLATPMSERPVSTMPATPMSGRPASTSPETPMSVRPASKTQATTMLARPALAIPAMRVSARPASTTPAMRMSARPASTTPAMWASSRPDSTTPAMRVSARPVSTTPAMLDLARPASTRLATPESTRAASTTTATPESARSASITPEMPVSTRAASTTPATPESEKPATTKSATPVSERSVSTKSATLAFGKPASAKSATLVSEEPSLSRPASTTPVTPLSTRPASTMPATPMLGRPASKSPETPVSARPASTTPATTVLARPASTMPATPMSARPASTMPATSMSTRPASTTPVTQKLAGPASTTPAMAVSARPNLTRPVTPKSARPASTTPTTPMSARPVSTAPTMPESVRPASTRLATPESAKPASTTPATSMSARSASTRPVTPKSARPAATTPAMSVSARQESTTPATPMSTRPVSTTPAMPGLAGPVSTTPVTPGLARPASTTPATPGLARPASTTPATSMSARSASTTPVTPGLARPSSTTPATAGLARPVSTTLATPMPTRSASTTPATPGLARPASTRLATSMSARPASTTTATPGLARPASKTPASPGFARPKSTTSAMKLSARPASTKPATSMPTRPASTTPATSMSARPASTTPATSMSTRPASTTPATSMSARPASTTPATSMSARPASTTPVTQKLVRPVSTTPAMAVSARSASTTPVTQKLVRPVSTTLAMAVSARSASTMPVTPKSARTTSTTPATPMSTRTALTTPATPQSARLASTRLATPLSARPASTMTAMPLPAKPASTTPATPWFARPASTKPVTSVSGRPASTKSVTSGSGRPASTKPATPVSGRLASTKSFTPVSERPATIKPVTPVSGRPASRKTATPVSERPASTKPAVPVLERPASIKPVTPVSGRPASTKPVTPASGRPASTKSATPVSGRPASTKPVTPESGRTASTKPVTPVSRRPASTKSVTPVSGRLASTKPVTPVSGRTASTEPVTPVSGRPASTKPVTPVSGRPATTKPVTPVSGRPVSIKPVTKQSTPVSGRPASTRGELPFRGRKTSARTNSTRSKTGAVTSASTATAISNRSNMSPATSASHVSMSTRASTSSAINNANNDLDVYTSDDDFDYESAPSSLSESNDNVREYQFD, from the exons ATGACGAAAAGAAAAAACTTACCAAAACCTGACACCCATTTGCCGAACAGGGAAGCCTCAGAAAAATCTGCCACTGATAAGATAAAAAGGGTACTTGACAAAGCTGTAACCTCTGTGTCTGGTAGAGAAGCCTCAGCAAAGTCGGGTAACTCTGTATTAGGAAGATCAGCCAAAATGAAACCAGCAGATTCTTTGTCGAGTGAAGCACCTTTAAGACCAGCTTCAAAAAAATCGGATATATCCCTTGTCTTGCAAAAGTCTGTCCCAGCAAAATCTGTCACTCGTGTGTTGGAAATGGAAGACTCAGCATACTGTGAATCTCCTTTGTTAGAAAGACCGCCCTCGGCAAGACCTGCAGCTCTTGATTCGGAAATGGAAACCATTAGAAAACTTGCTCCTGATGTCCTAGGAAGAAAAGCTTTAGCAAAGCCAACCATTCCAGATTCAGGGAGAGAAGTACTAGGAAAACCCTCAGTTCCTAAACCTAGACGAAAAGCTTCAAGAAGGAAAGCCTTAGGAAAAAGCTCAATTCTAGAACAGGGAAGAAAAACCATAGCAAAGCTTCCAACTCGTTTGCCGAGAAGATCGCCTTCACTTAAGCATGCAATTTCTGTGGCGAGTAGACCTCCTTCATCAAAACCTGTTGCGGGTGCATCAGGCAGAACGACCATAGAGAAGCCTACCACAGCTGTGTGGGGAAGAAAAGCCTCAGCAAAGACAGCAAACTCTGGACCCAGAAGAACAGCCTCAGCAAAATCTGCCATTCCTGTGTCGGGAAGTGATGTCTCAGCAAAGTCTGTCTGTCCTGTGTCTGCAGTACTTCTCTCAACAAAACCTGCCACGCCTATAGCGGAAAGAAAAACGCCATCGGAGCCAACCACTCCTGTTGCGGGTAGTACAGCCTACACAAAACAAGTCGCACCTGTATCAGGAAGAGAAGCAGTTGGAAAACCTGCCACTACTGTGTCGGAACGAAACGCCTCACTTGAGCGAACCACTCACGTTTTCGGAACAGTTCCTTTGTCTGGGAAATCAGTCTCAGCAAAGACTGACATACCACTAACGAGTAGGTTAACCTCAACAATTCTTACCACCCATGTGTCAGAAAGGATAGTGTTAGAGGAACCAGACTCAACAAAGACAGTTACAACATTGTTGAAAAGGCAAGACTCATCAAAGTCCGATACTCTGCCTATATCAACAACGCCAGCCACGCCAGAGTTGGCAAGACCAGCCTCAACAAAGCCAGTTAAGCCGGCGTCGGGAAGATctacttcaacaaaatcagccACACCAGTGTCTGGAAGATTTGCTTCAGCAAAGTCTGCAACGTCGTTGTCTCGAAGACCTGCCTCGACAAAATCAGCTACACCGACGTCGGGAAGATCTGCCCAAACAAAGTCAGCCACACCAGTGTCAGGACGATCGACCTCAACAAAGTCAGCCACGCCGGTGTCGGAAAGATCTGTCTCAACAAAGTCAGCCACGTCGATGTTGGGAAAACCTGCCTCAGCAAAACCAGCCACGCCGGTGTCTGAAGAACCATCCCTATCAACGTTAGCCACACCGATGTCGGAAAGACCTGTCTCAACAATGCCAGCCACACCGATGTCAGGAAGACCTGCTTCCACAAGTCCAGAAACGCCAATGTCGGTAAGACCAGCTTCAAAAACGCAAGCCACGACCATGTTGGCAAGACCTGCCTTAGCAATACCAGCCATGCGGGTGTCGGCAAGACCTGCCTCGACAACGCCAGCCATGCGTATGTCGGCAAGACCTGCCTCAACAACGCCAGCCATGTGGGCGTCGTCAAGACCTGACTCAACAACTCCAGCCATGCGGGTGTCGGCAAGACCTGTATCAACAACGCCAGCCATGCTAGATTTGGCAAGACCTGCCTCAACAAGGCTAGCAACCCCAGAGTCGACAAGAGCTGCTTCAACAACGACAGCAACGCCAGAGTCGGCAAGATCCGCCTCAATAACGCCAGAAATGCCAGTATCGACAAGAGCTGCCTCAACAACGCCAGCTACGCCGGAGTCCGAAAAACCAGCCACAACAAAATCAGCCACGCCGGTGTCGGAAAGATCTGTCTCAACAAAGTCAGCCACGCTGGCGTTTGGAAAACCTGCCTCAGCAAAATCAGCCACACTGGTGTCTGAAGAACCGTCCCTATCAAGACCAGCCTCAACAACGCCAGTAACACCACTGTCGACAAGACCTGCCTCAACAATGCCAGCCACGCCGATGTTGGGAAGACCTGCTTCCAAAAGTCCAGAAACGCCAGTGTCGGCAAGACCAGCTTCAACAACGCCAGCCACGACGGTGTTGGCAAGACCTGCCTCAACAATGCCAGCCACGCCGATGTCGGCAAGACCTGCCTCAACAATGCCAGCCACGTCAATGTCGACAAGACCTGCCTCAACAACGCCAGTAACGCAAAAGTTAGCAGGACCTGCCTCTACAACGCCAGCCATGGCGGTGTCGGCAAGACCTAACTTAACAAGGCCAGTAACGCCAAAGTCAGCAAGACCTGCCTCAACAACGCCAACAACGCCGATGTCGGCAAGACCTGTATCAACAGCTCCAACCATGCCAGAGTCGGTAAGACCTGCCTCAACAAGGCTAGCAACGCCAGAGTCGGCAAAACCTGCCTCAACAACGCCAGCCACGTCGATGTCGGCAAGATCAGCCTCAACAAGGCCAGTAACGCCGAAGTCAGCAAGACCTGCCGCAACGACGCCAGCCATGTCGGTGTCGGCAAGACAAGAATCAACAACGCCAGCCACACCAATGTCGACAAGACCTGTATCAACAACGCCAGCCATGCCTGGGTTGGCAGGACCTGTCTCAACAACGCCCGTCACGCCAGGGTTGGCAAGGCCTGCCTCAACAACGCCAGCCACGCCAGGGTTGGCAAGACCTGCCTCAACAACGCCAGCAACGTCGATGTCGGCAAGGTCTGCCTCAACAACGCCAGTCACGCCAGGGTTGGCAAGACCTTCCTCAACAACGCCAGCCACGGCAGGGTTGGCAAGACCTGTCTCAACAACGCTAGCCACACCAATGCCGACAAGATCTGCCTCAACAACGCCAGCCACGCCAGGGTTGGCAAGACCTGCCTCAACAAGGCTAGCAACGTCGATGTCGGCAAGACCTGCCTCAACAACGACAGCCACGCCAGGGTTGGCAAGACCTGCCTCAAAAACGCCAGCCTCGCCAGGGTTTGCAAGACCTAAATCAACAACGTCAGCCATGAAACTGTCGGCAAGACCTGCCTCAACAAAGCCAGCCACGTCGATGCCGACAAGACCTGCCTCAACAACGCCAGCCACGTCGATGTCGGCAAGACCAGCCTCAACAACGCCAGCCACGTCGATGTCGACAAGACCAGCTTCAACAACGCCAGCCACGTCGATGTCGGCAAGACCTGCCTCAACAACGCCAGCCACGTCGATGTCAGCAAGACCTGCCTCAACAACGCCAGTAACGCAAAAGTTGGTAAGACCTGTCTCTACAACGCCAGCCATGGCGGTGTCGGCAAGATCAGCCTCAACTACGCCAGTAACGCAAAAGTTGGTAAGACCTGTCTCTACAACGCTAGCCATGGCGGTGTCGGCAAGATCAGCCTCAACAATGCCAGTAACGCCAAAGTCAGCAAGAACTACTTCAACAACGCCAGCCACACCAATGTCGACAAGAACTGCCTTAACAACGCCAGCCACGCCACAGTCGGCAAGACTTGCCTCAACAAGGCTAGCAACGCCACTGTCGGCAAGACCTGCGTCAACAATGACAGCCATGCCACTGCCGGCAAAACCAGCTTCAACAACGCCAGCCACGCCGTGGTTTGCAAGACCTGCCTCGACAAAGCCAGTCACGTCAGTGTCTGGAAGACCTGCCTCAACAAAGTCAGTCACATCAGGGTCAGGAAGACCTGCCTCGACAAAGCCAGCCACACCAGTGTCTGGAAGACTTGCCTCGACAAAGTCATTCACACCAGTGTCGGAAAGACCTGCCACAATAAAGCCAGTCACACCAGTGTCGGGAAGACCAGCCTCAAGAAAGACAGCCACTCCAGTGTCGGAAAGACCTGCCTCAACAAAGCCAGCCGTACCAGTGTTGGAAAGACCTGCCTCAATAAAGCCAGTCACACCGGTTTCGGGAAGACCTGCCTCAACAAAGCCAGTCACACCAGCGTCGGGAAGACCTGCCTCAACAAAGTCAGCCACACCAGTGTCGGGAAGACCTGCCTCAACAAAGCCAGTCACACCAGAGTCGGGAAGAACTGCTTCAACAAAGCCAGTTACACCAGTGTCGAGAAGACCTGCCTCAACAAAGTCAGTCACACCAGTGTCGGGAAGACTTGCCTCAACAAAACCAGTCACACCCGTGTCGGGAAGAACTGCCTCAACAGAGCCAGTCACACCTGTGTCGGGAAGACCTGCCTCAACAAAGCCAGTCACACCAGTGTCGGGAAGACCTGCCACAACAAAGCCAGTCACACCAGTGTCTGGAAGACCTGTCTCAATAAAGCCAGTCACAAAGCAATCCACACCAGTGTCAGGAAGACCAGCATCAACACGAGGGGAACTGCCATTCAG AGGGAGAAAGACATCTGCCAGAACAAATTCAACAAGATCAAAGACCGGAGCAGTGACGTCTGCTTCCACAGCTACAGCCATCTCAAATAGATCAAACATGTCCCCTGCTACGTCTGCCAGTCACGTGTCCATGAGCACACGTGCGTCAACATCATCCGCCATCAACAACGCAAACAATGACCTTGACGTCTATACATCCGATGACGATTTTGATTACGAAAGTGCTCCTAGTTCTTTGTCAGAATCTAACGACAACGTTAGAGAATATCAGTTTGAttga